A window of Chromohalobacter canadensis genomic DNA:
TTGAGGAGCCTTTTGGTTACCTACCTACTGTGTCGAGAAAACGATTACTCGGACAACGTTCCGCAAGCGACGCGCTTGCCTCCGCCACCCAGTTTGGGCTCATCGGAATAATTGTCACCGCCGGCATGAATCATCAGGGCACGGCCTTCCAAGTCGGAGGCTTCAAGACGCGGCGCCAACACCGGTGTCGTAGCGTTGCCATCCTCGTCGACCATCAGCACCGGCAAGTCACCGAGGTGTCCTTCCGCGTAGGGGCCCTGGTGCGTGCCCGTGTCTTCGGGGTCATAGTGACCGCCGGCGGCACCTCCCGGCACCGTCTCACCGTCTTGCTCCGACGGCTGGCAGCTCGGGTTCATATGCACGTGAAAGCCGTGCATCCCCGGCTCGAGGTCCGAAAGATCCGGTGTCAGCAGCAAGCCGTGATCGGTGTCCTTGAGCGTTACGCTGCCGACGCTGTCGCTGGTGCCCTGGGCATCGACCTGGTGCATCTCGATGTCATGTTCCGCTGCCTGGGCGCTGCCCAGCATCAACAGGGCACTGCCGATACCGAGCGCAATACGAGGGGTACGTAGCATGCCTTTCTCCTATCCATGGGTGAGACGTCTACCCCTGTCAGGCTAGACGAAGAGCACGCTAGACGCCATGCATCAGCTATCGCAGCGCAGGTTGTCGAGCACTCGCAGCGCCGGCGTCGCCTGGTTGAGCGTATAGAAATGTAGCCCCGGGGCGCCGCCGTCGAGTAGACGCTGACAAAGATTCGACACCACCTCCTCGCCGAACGCCTGGATGCTTTCGCTATCGTCGCCGTAGGCCTCGAGCTGCTTGCGGATCCAGCGCGGAATGTCCGCCCCGCAGGCATCCGAGAAACGCGCCAACTTGGTGTAATTGCTGATCGGCATGATGCCCGGCACGATCGGCGCCTCGACCCCCAGCGCGCGGGCCCGCTCGAGAAAATGGAAGTAGGCGTCGGCGTTGAAGAAATACTGCGTGATGGCGATATCGGCACCGGCTTGCATCTTGCGCACGAAATTCTGCAGGTCGTGCTCGTAACTGGGCGCCTGAGGATGCGCCTCGGGATATGCTGCCACCGCGATCTGGAAATGATCGCCGGTTTCATCGCGGATAAACTCGACCAGCTCGTTGGCGTAACGCAGCTCGCCCATGCCGCCCATTCCCGAGGGTAGGTCGCCGCGCAGCGCGACCAGGTTGGTGATTCCCGCCTCGCGGAAACTATCCAGACGCTCGCGCAACTCGCCCTTGTCGCTGCCGATGCAGGACAAGTGCGGCGCAGTGTCGATGCCACACTGGCGCACTGACTTAACGGTCTCGAAGGTCCGTGCCTGAGTCGAGCCCCCAGCGCCGTAGGTGACCGAAAAAAAACGCGGGCGCCGCTCGGCAAGCGTGTCTCGCACGCCTTTCAGCTTTTCCCGTCCGGCATCGGTATTGGGCGGAAAGAATTCGAAGCTGATGCCCAACGGATGTTCGCGAGTACTCATCGATGCAACCCTCTTCATGACATGGCGCGACCGGCATCGGGTCACGTTCGTATTCGATGCCGCGCATTCTGCCGATCCCCGCCCGCGCTGACCAATGAAAGTTTCGCGGCTTGGCATTAATCCGGGTCATGGTGCCCGATGTCCCGCTGCGCGCCTCAAGAATGGGTAGTCGACGTCACCTGGCAGTCGCCCCCCGTCAGGCAAGCCTCACCTTCGACTTGCAAGGTGGCATGGCTGATCCCGAAGCGTTCCTGCAAGCGCGCATAGGCAGCCTGAAGCATCACCTGGTGCGACATGTCATCGCGCACCACCAGATGCAGACTCAGTAGTGGATCCTGCGGCGTCAGCCCCCAGACATGCAGGTCATGCACACTCACCACACCCTCGATGTCTTCCAGCGCCGCTCGAATCTTGTCGACATCGACGCCTTCCGGTGTACCTTCGAGCAGGGTATGGGTCGAACGGCGCAGAATTTTCCAGGCCGCGCGTAGAATCAAGGCCGCAGCCAGCACGGAGAGCAAGGGATCGATGGGCGTCCATCCGGTCAGCATGATCACCACCGAGGCCGCAATCGCCGCCACCGATCCCAGCAGGTCGCCCATCACGTGCAACAGCGCCCCACGCAGGTTGAGATTCTCCTGATCACCGCCGTGCAGGATCTTGAACACCACGAGGTTCACCAACAAGCCGAGGATCGCGATGGTCATCATCGGTCCGGCCAGCACCTCTATCGGCTGCGTGAAACGTTCGATGGCCGCGATGAATATCCACACCGCGATCCCCAGCAACGTCAGTCCATTGATGAAGGCCGCTAACACCTGAAAGCGCTGGTAGCCGAAAGTACGCCGCTTGTCCGGTGCCTTGCCCCCCATGTAGAAGGCGAACAACGCCAGCCCCAGCGAAAAGCTGTCGC
This region includes:
- the sodC gene encoding superoxide dismutase [Cu-Zn] SodC is translated as MLRTPRIALGIGSALLMLGSAQAAEHDIEMHQVDAQGTSDSVGSVTLKDTDHGLLLTPDLSDLEPGMHGFHVHMNPSCQPSEQDGETVPGGAAGGHYDPEDTGTHQGPYAEGHLGDLPVLMVDEDGNATTPVLAPRLEASDLEGRALMIHAGGDNYSDEPKLGGGGKRVACGTLSE
- the metF gene encoding methylenetetrahydrofolate reductase [NAD(P)H], which translates into the protein MSTREHPLGISFEFFPPNTDAGREKLKGVRDTLAERRPRFFSVTYGAGGSTQARTFETVKSVRQCGIDTAPHLSCIGSDKGELRERLDSFREAGITNLVALRGDLPSGMGGMGELRYANELVEFIRDETGDHFQIAVAAYPEAHPQAPSYEHDLQNFVRKMQAGADIAITQYFFNADAYFHFLERARALGVEAPIVPGIMPISNYTKLARFSDACGADIPRWIRKQLEAYGDDSESIQAFGEEVVSNLCQRLLDGGAPGLHFYTLNQATPALRVLDNLRCDS
- a CDS encoding cation diffusion facilitator family transporter translates to MGHSTSGHDHAAHDHHDHDHDHDHDHDHDHDHDHDHAPTVTADSAKRVKWAMYLTAGFMLAEAIGGWVSGSLALLADAGHMFSDSFSLGLALFAFYMGGKAPDKRRTFGYQRFQVLAAFINGLTLLGIAVWIFIAAIERFTQPIEVLAGPMMTIAILGLLVNLVVFKILHGGDQENLNLRGALLHVMGDLLGSVAAIAASVVIMLTGWTPIDPLLSVLAAALILRAAWKILRRSTHTLLEGTPEGVDVDKIRAALEDIEGVVSVHDLHVWGLTPQDPLLSLHLVVRDDMSHQVMLQAAYARLQERFGISHATLQVEGEACLTGGDCQVTSTTHS